Proteins encoded by one window of Tubulanus polymorphus chromosome 7, tnTubPoly1.2, whole genome shotgun sequence:
- the LOC141908442 gene encoding uncharacterized protein LOC141908442 — MSLINAESFHTDGSLDSNEKQLVFWTKRTNQDDSFTDALDDAEDKTRICGVSPLTKAGKQIQMTKMMILTLIPIMALCVMCVIDLSTISKDNDAKTIVRDTIKFSMETAVVIHNLQRERDMTALYLSTLGAETRMFLRERYPDTDSAFESLTQWPKSEDKSVGLAQFNTRDDFLQYIRNHRAYLEPDTTDAYREILFYSNAIKIFIDWMYMSIQKSKDGEVWRSLVAYQLLVMSKEDMGIERTLGGVFYSRGSFEIDSHYLWYLEKHNVGSGNWQNAKKFIPEIQSIFDGEKKKYITTNNFTYHISNMRNEISRNNLTNHQPSWQMSTYWFDNMTIYIDILNEVQRHVANVILVKLNNSLKRDVKNLTVSLSVFILVIVICPLVITFVKAIMSDIQRYANTLSDQTKVFNQERHRTNSMLFQMLPKIVAEELKEGRHVIPEAYNDATVYFSDIVGFTKISANCTPIQVIQMLNGLYMCFDARIGIYDVYKVETIGDAYMIVSGVPKRNARKHLTEIASMALDLLHHVSHVEIPHMIGTKMQLRSGIHTGALVAGVVGSKMPRYCLFGDTVNTASRMEASGQPGRIHCSHVTYGGLALDPVFKFEFRGEMELKGKGMLKTYWLTDKEGFVESLACMPGCVAEAAGGYHRSNDPTPEPAYKSLFNHTESGEALDAAGESLPEQNVDEDV; from the exons ATGTCTCTGATTAACGCTGAAAGTTTTCACACCGACGGTAGTCTCGATAGCAATGAGAAACAGTTGGTTTTCTGGACGAAACGAACGAATCAAGATGATAGTTTTACCGATGCTCTTGACGACGCGGAAGATAAGACTCGAATATGCGGTGTTAGCCCGCTCACAAAAGCAG GTAAACAAATTCAGATGACCAAAATGATGATCCTCACATTGATACCGATCATGGCGCTTTGCGTCATGTGCGTCATCGACTTGTCGACGATTTCTAAAGACAACGACGCGAAAACGATCGTACGCGATACGATCAAATTCAGCATGGAGACCGCGGTCGTCATCCACAACCTACAGAGAGAACGGGACATGACTGCGCTGTATCTGAGCACACTGGGAGCCGAAACGCGTATGTTTCTACGTGAACGCTACCCGGACACCGACTCGGCGTTCGAAAGTCTGACGCAATGGCCGAAAAGCGAAGATAAATCCGTCGGATTAGCGCAGTTTAACACGCGCGACGATTTCCTGCAGTACATCCGCAACCACCGCGCCTACCTGGAGCCTGATACTACGGACGCCTATCGCGAAATTCTGTTCTATTCGAACGCGATAAAGATCTTCATCGATTGGATGTACATGTCCATACAAAAATCGAAAGACGGCGAGGTCTGGCGGTCGCTGGTCGCCTATCAGCTGTTAGTTATGAGTAAAGAAGATATGGGTATCGAAAGGACGCTAGGGGGCGTTTTCTACTCGCGCGGGTCGTTCGAAATAGACAGCCATTATCTGTGGTATTTAGAGAAGCACAACGTCGGCTCCGGTAACTGGCAAAACGCCAAGAAGTTCATACCCGAAATTCAAAGTATTTTCGACGGCGAAAAAAAGAAGTACATCACGACGAACAACTTCACCTATCACATTTCAAACATGCGCAACGAAATCAGCCGAAACAATCTGACCAATCACCAGCCGTCTTGGCAAATGAGCACGTACTGGTTCGACAATATGactatctatatcgatatattgAATGAGGTGCAGCGTCACGTGGCTAACGTGATTCTAGTTAAACTGAACAATTCGTTGAAACGCGACGTCAAAAACTTGACGGTTAGTTTAAGCGTGTTTATCCTGGTTATCGTTATCTGCCCGTTGGTGATCACGTTCGTTAAAGCCATCATGTCGGACATACAGCGCTACGCGAATACATTATCCGACCAGACGAAGGTTTTCAATCAGGAGCGACACCGCACTAATTCGATGCTGTTTCAAATGTTGCCGAAAATCGTCGCCGAAGAACTGAAAGAGGGTCGACACGTCATACCTGAAGCCTACAACGACGCGACCGTCTATTTCTCCGATATCGTCGGCTTCACGAAGATATCAGCGAACTGTACGCCTATACAG GTGATTCAGATGCTGAACGGATTGTACATGTGTTTCGACGCTCGGATCGGTATTTATGACGTATACAAAGTAGAAACAATCGGCGACGCGTATATGATCGTATCAG GCGTGCCGAAACGTAACGCAAGGAAACATCTGACAGAAATAGCATCGATGGCTCTAGATTTACTGCATCACGTGTCACACGTGGAAATCCCGCACATGATCGGTACAAAGATGCAGCTTCGATCCGGAATACACACAG GTGCTCTGGTTGCCGGTGTGGTCGGTTCAAAGATGCCGCGATACTGTCTGTTCGGAGACACGGTGAATACGGCCTCGCGTATGGAAGCCTCCGGCCAAC CCGGTCGGATCCATTGCAGTCACGTGACCTACGGTGGCCTGGCTCTGGATCCGGTATTCAAGTTTGAATTTCGAGGCGAAATGGAACTCAAG GGTAAGGGGATGCTTAAAACGTACTGGTTGACGGATAAAGAAGGTTTTGTAGAGTCGTTGGCGTGTATGCCCGGCTGTGTGGCTGAGGCGGCTGGAGGTTACCACCGCTCGAACGATCCAACACCTGAACCGG CGTACAAATCACTTTTCAACCACACGGAAAGCGGTGAAGCTCTGGATGCAGCGGGAGAGTCTCTACCCGAACAAAATGTGGATGAAGACGTGTGA
- the LOC141908443 gene encoding uncharacterized protein LOC141908443 yields the protein MKSKEKKVASILADDDTTMSTDSQESSGVALDQSIRNTLNETGDAGWMALCRGNPLTLRGKRVQMAKMMILTLVPICALTVICIVDLATIYAENRGQYDIRDNIRFSTEIGTVVHYLQKERDMTALHLSTMGAETRIFLRERYPDTDKALDKLSKWPEKTSGTISQFGSAKDFQTFIKRHRDKLEPGETDTFAEIKFYSDAIKIFIDWIYAFIQESSDGDQWRNLVAYQLLVLSKEDMGVERTLGGVFYSKGSFEKYSDYLWYMSKHNTGIGRFKAAQRFTETVADFFNEEIPKHTKNFTESIRRMRMDISRNNMTGREPSWEMSTFWFDNMTIYIDIMFQVQVKMADVILQSLEVSLTRDLKEMSVSISLFALVALICPAVITFVRAIMNDTQKYALNLADQTKALAKERRRTDSLLYQMIPKMVAKQLKKGQHVSAESYNECTIYFSDIVSFTKISADCSPMQVISMLNSLYMCFDDRIDCYDVYKVETIGDAYMVVSGVPKRNGRRHVTEIGTMALDLMHHIGHLEIPHLPGHRMQLRAGLHSGPCVAGVVGSKMPRYCLFGDTVNMASRMESHGLPSKVHISESTRDLLYSESEYTISNRGEVEIKGKGKMRTYFLESKANLEELLPCHGGCVVLPLAEMYS from the exons ATGAAgtcgaaagaaaaaaaagtgGCCTCGATCTTGGCCGACGATGACACGACAATGTCTACCGATTCACAGGAAAGTTCCGGAGTCGCCCTCGATCAGTCGATTCGTAATACGCTCAATGAAACGGGAGACGCCGGGTGGATGGCTCTGTGTCGCGGGAATCCGCTGACACTTCGAG GTAAAAGAGTTCAAATGGCgaagatgatgatattgaCGTTGGTTCCGATTTGCGCTTTGACGGTTATTTGTATCGTCGATTTGGCGACGATTTACGCCGAAAACCGCGGACAGTACGACATCCGTGATAACATCCGGTTCAGCACCGAGATCGGAACCGTCGTACACTACCTGCAGAAAGAGCGGGACATGACGGCGCTTCATTTGAGCACGATGGGCGCCGAGACGCGAATCTTTCTCCGCGAGCGGTATCCGGACACCGATAAGGCTTTAGACAAACTGTCTAAATGGCCTGAGAAGACTTCCGGTACTATTTCGCAGTTCGGAAGCGCTAAGGACTTTCAAACTTTTATCAAACGCCATCGCGATAAACTGGAACCGGGCGAGACGGACACCTTTGCCGAGATCAAGTTCTATTCGGACGCTATCAAGATCTTCATCGATTGGATCTACGCCTTCATACAGGAATCCAGCGACGGTGACCAGTGGCGCAACCTAGTGGCGTATCAGTTGCTAGTTCTATCGAAAGAAGACATGGGAGTTGAACGCACGCTAGGGGGCGTATTCTACTCGAAGGGCTCGTTCGAGAAATACAGCGATTATTTGTGGTACATGTCCAAGCATAACACGGGTATCGGCCGTTTTAAAGCGGCTCAGCGATTCACTGAAACAGTGGCGGATTTCTTCAACGAAGAAATTCCCAAACACACGAAAAACTTTACCGAATCGATTCGACGAATGAGAATGGACATCAGCCGTAACAATATGACCGGCCGAGAACCGTCCTGGGAAATGAGCACTTTCTGGTTCGATAACATGACCATCTACATCGACATCATGTTTCAG GTGCAAGTTAAAATGGCCGATGTCATCCTACAATCGCTGGAGGTGTCTCTAACCCGCGATCTAAAAGAGATGAGCGTAAGCATCAGTCTGTTCGCCTTGGTGGCGCTCATCTGCCCGGCCGTGATCACATTCGTGCGAGCCATCATGAACGACACGCAGAAATACGCGCTGAATTTGGCCGATCAGACGAAAGCGTTGGCGAAAGAGCGCAGACGCACCGACTCGCTTCTCTACCAGATGATACCGAAAATGGTCGCCAAACAACTGAAGAAAGGCCAACACGTTAGCGCCGAATCGTACAACGAATGCACGATATATTTTTCGGATATTGTGAGCTTCACGAAGATATCGGCGGATTGTTCCCCGATGCAGGTGATATCCATGTTGAATAGTTTGTACATGTGTTTCGATGATAGAATCGATTGTTATGACGTGTATAAAGTTGAAACTATCGGCGACGCTTACATGGTTGTCTCAG GTGTTCCGAAACGTAATGGCAGACGTCACGTGACAGAGATCGGCACGATGGCGTTGGATCTGATGCATCATATCGGACATTTAGAGATTCCTCACCTTCCTGGTCACAGGATGCAACTCAGAGCCGGTTTACATTCAG GCCCTTGTGTGGCGGGAGTTGTCGGATCGAAGATGCCCAGGTACTGTCTGTTCGGAGACACGGTGAACATGGCCTCCCGAATGGAGTCGCATGGCCTTC CGTCTAAAGTGCACATAAGCGAATCTACCAGAGATTTACTTTACTCCGAATCTGAATACACGATTTCTAATCGCGGCGAAGTTGAGATCAAG GGAAAAGGCAAAATGAGGACGTATTTTTTGGAATCGAAGGCTAATCTTGAAGAGTTGTTGCCGTGTCACGGGGGCTGCGTGGTGCTTCCATTGGCTGAGATGTACTCGTAA